Proteins from one Ipomoea triloba cultivar NCNSP0323 chromosome 1, ASM357664v1 genomic window:
- the LOC116029342 gene encoding transcription factor ABORTED MICROSPORES isoform X1 codes for MILVQSIVERLRPIVGSKNWDYCVFWKMSEDQRFLEWLCCCCAGADGVHNCEQELLFPVSSSSSSSSSSCLPCRDVLFQHPRTKSCDLLAQLPASILLDSGMYAQAFLSSQAKWLNFSQLSESNVSDEIIGTRVLIPQPLGLIELFAAKLVPEDQQVIDFVSSQCSIYLEQQAMMLNSGSSSGIPADNGDDQLDPRNLFQPVISPSPSAHPIHLTSLPMSFLPQLSYTADIGNCKSGTSMLMQNTSELSAFRSQMENGLDEIDVVQKQLMERLENKDDQGGNDDDSYRQENGRSHSISDSDQNEDEDDAKYRRRTGKGPQSKNLVAERKRRKKLNERLYALRALVPKISKLDRASILGDAIEYVMELQKQAKDLQNELEVNSDDEGTGGRNRNNNLRAEDRNGINPCVPKPEPEKHSNLESEKTDDKVQQMEPQVEVAQLDGSEFLVKVFCEHKYGGFVRLMEALNSLGLEVTNVNTTRHTCLVSNIFKVEKRDSEMVQADHVRESLLELTRNPGGRGWAEMGGKEASVESSDHVVLNGMEHHRLHHHLQLHTQHHLHRLHN; via the exons ATGATCCTGGTGCAAAGTATTGTGGAGAGGCTGAGGCCCATTGTGGGCTCGAAGAACTGGGATTATTGTGTGTTTTGGAAGATGAGTGAAGACCAAAGATTTCTTGAGTGGTTGTGTTGCTGCTGTGCTGGAGCTGACGGTGTCCATAATTGTGAACAAGAGCTTCTTTTCCCTGTTTCTTCGTCAtcgtcttcttcatcttcatcttgtcTGCCTTGCAGAGATGTCTTGTTCCAGCATCCCAGAACTAAATCCTGTGATTTGCTGGCACAATTGCCTGCTTCCATCCTGCTTGATTCCGG AATGTATGCACAGGCCTTTCTATCAAGCCAAGCAAAATGGTTGAATTTCTCACAGCTCTCTGAATCAAATGTTTCTGAT GAAATAATCGGAACCCGAGTTTTGATTCCACAACCACTTGGACTAATTGAGCTGTTTGCTGCAAAACTG GTACCTGAAGATCAACAAGTCATAGACTTTGTTTCAAGCCAGTGCAGCATTTACTTGGAGCAGCAGGCCATGATGCTTAATTCGGGCAGCTCGAGTGGGATTCCAGCAGACAATGGAGACGATCAATTGGATCCTCGCAATCTTTTCCAGCCAGTGATCTCACCATCCCCGTCTGCACATCCAATCCATCTAACGAGCTTGCCAATGAGCTTTCTCCCACAGCTGAGCTACACTGCAGACATTGGCAACTGTAAGAGTGGCACTAGCATGCTAATGCAGAACACGAGCGAATTGAGCGCTTTCAGGTCTCAGATGGAGAACGGATTGGACGAGATTGATGTGGTGCAGAAGCAGCTGATGGAGCGGTTAGAGAACAAAGACGACCAAGGAGGAAACGATGATGACTCGTACAGACAAGAGAACGGTCGATCACACTCGATATCAGACAGTGATCAAAACGAAGACGAGGACGATGCCAAGTACAGAAGGAGAACCGGGAAGGGGCCCCAATCCAAGAACCTGGTTGCAGAGAGGAAGCGAAGGAAGAAACTCAACGAAAGGCTGTATGCTCTTCGAGCCTTGGTCCCTAAAATTTCCAAG CTGGATAGAGCTTCCATCCTGGGAGATGCCATTGAATATGTGATGGAGCTGCAGAAGCAAGCCAAGGATCTGCAGAATGAGCTAGAAGTGAATTCGGACGACGAGGGAACAGGCGGGAGGAATCGCAACAATAATCTCCGGGCAGAAGACAGGAATGGGATTAATCCCTGTGTCCCAAAACCTGAACCTGAAAAACATTCAAATCTTGAATCAGAAAAAACAGATGACAAGGTCCAGCAGATGGAg CCTCAAGTGGAAGTTGCACAGCTAGATGGGAGTGAGTTTCTTGTGAAGGTGTTCTGTGAACACAAGTATGGTGGATTTGTGAGGTTGATGGAGGCTCTCAATTCTCTAGGCTTGGAAGTAACAAATGTGAATACCACAAGACACACCTGTCTCGTCTCTAACATATTCAAAGTAGAG AAAAGGGATAGCGAAATGGTGCAAGCGGATCATGTTCGGGAGTCGCTGCTGGAGCTAACGCGGAACCCTGGCGGCAGAGGGTGGGCGGAGATGGGTGGAAAAGAAGCATCAGTAGAGAGTAGTGATCACGTCGTCCTCAACGGAATGGAGCATCACCGCCTCCACCACCATCTTCAACTTCACACCcaacaccacctccaccgccTCCATAACTAA
- the LOC116029342 gene encoding transcription factor ABORTED MICROSPORES isoform X2, which produces MILVQSIVERLRPIVGSKNWDYCVFWKMSEDQRFLEWLCCCCAGADGVHNCEQELLFPVSSSSSSSSSSCLPCRDVLFQHPRTKSCDLLAQLPASILLDSGMYAQAFLSSQAKWLNFSQLSESNVSDEIIGTRVLIPQPLGLIELFAAKLVPEDQQVIDFVSSQCSIYLEQQAMMLNSGSSSGIPADNGDDQLDPRNLFQPVISPSPSAHPIHLTSLPMSFLPQLSYTADIGNCKSGTSMLMQNTSELSAFRSQMENGLDEIDVVQKQLMERLENKDDQGGNDDDSYRQENGRSHSISDSDQNEDEDDAKYRRRTGKGPQSKNLVAERKRRKKLNERLYALRALVPKISKLDRASILGDAIEYVMELQKQAKDLQNELEVNSDDEGTGGRNRNNNLRAEDRNGINPCVPKPEPEKHSNLESEKTDDKVQQMEPQVEVAQLDGSEFLVKVFCEHKYGGFVRLMEALNSLGLEVTNVNTTRHTCLVSNIFKVE; this is translated from the exons ATGATCCTGGTGCAAAGTATTGTGGAGAGGCTGAGGCCCATTGTGGGCTCGAAGAACTGGGATTATTGTGTGTTTTGGAAGATGAGTGAAGACCAAAGATTTCTTGAGTGGTTGTGTTGCTGCTGTGCTGGAGCTGACGGTGTCCATAATTGTGAACAAGAGCTTCTTTTCCCTGTTTCTTCGTCAtcgtcttcttcatcttcatcttgtcTGCCTTGCAGAGATGTCTTGTTCCAGCATCCCAGAACTAAATCCTGTGATTTGCTGGCACAATTGCCTGCTTCCATCCTGCTTGATTCCGG AATGTATGCACAGGCCTTTCTATCAAGCCAAGCAAAATGGTTGAATTTCTCACAGCTCTCTGAATCAAATGTTTCTGAT GAAATAATCGGAACCCGAGTTTTGATTCCACAACCACTTGGACTAATTGAGCTGTTTGCTGCAAAACTG GTACCTGAAGATCAACAAGTCATAGACTTTGTTTCAAGCCAGTGCAGCATTTACTTGGAGCAGCAGGCCATGATGCTTAATTCGGGCAGCTCGAGTGGGATTCCAGCAGACAATGGAGACGATCAATTGGATCCTCGCAATCTTTTCCAGCCAGTGATCTCACCATCCCCGTCTGCACATCCAATCCATCTAACGAGCTTGCCAATGAGCTTTCTCCCACAGCTGAGCTACACTGCAGACATTGGCAACTGTAAGAGTGGCACTAGCATGCTAATGCAGAACACGAGCGAATTGAGCGCTTTCAGGTCTCAGATGGAGAACGGATTGGACGAGATTGATGTGGTGCAGAAGCAGCTGATGGAGCGGTTAGAGAACAAAGACGACCAAGGAGGAAACGATGATGACTCGTACAGACAAGAGAACGGTCGATCACACTCGATATCAGACAGTGATCAAAACGAAGACGAGGACGATGCCAAGTACAGAAGGAGAACCGGGAAGGGGCCCCAATCCAAGAACCTGGTTGCAGAGAGGAAGCGAAGGAAGAAACTCAACGAAAGGCTGTATGCTCTTCGAGCCTTGGTCCCTAAAATTTCCAAG CTGGATAGAGCTTCCATCCTGGGAGATGCCATTGAATATGTGATGGAGCTGCAGAAGCAAGCCAAGGATCTGCAGAATGAGCTAGAAGTGAATTCGGACGACGAGGGAACAGGCGGGAGGAATCGCAACAATAATCTCCGGGCAGAAGACAGGAATGGGATTAATCCCTGTGTCCCAAAACCTGAACCTGAAAAACATTCAAATCTTGAATCAGAAAAAACAGATGACAAGGTCCAGCAGATGGAg CCTCAAGTGGAAGTTGCACAGCTAGATGGGAGTGAGTTTCTTGTGAAGGTGTTCTGTGAACACAAGTATGGTGGATTTGTGAGGTTGATGGAGGCTCTCAATTCTCTAGGCTTGGAAGTAACAAATGTGAATACCACAAGACACACCTGTCTCGTCTCTAACATATTCAAAGTAGAG TGA